From a single Vitis vinifera cultivar Pinot Noir 40024 chromosome 18, ASM3070453v1 genomic region:
- the LOC100255718 gene encoding serine/threonine-protein kinase PEPKR2, protein MALMRKRKGSETDTCLNQSGVLSSYPRNSGSDLSVVRSHFSLEDYARLRKKCKEDVGKVEPVGSCKSRLTGAATVPPCGISSLVPSGRGLKRKIGCIDVATQMGRKNKIENDYALGETIGQGKFGSVWLCRSRISGVEFACKTLKKGEETVHREVEIMQHLSGHAGIVTLRAVYEDPECFHLVMELCSGGRLVDQMVEEGQYSEHRAANILRELILVIKYCHDMGVVHRDIKPENILLTAAGKLKLADFGLAMRVAKGQSLSGLAGSPAYVAPEVLLGNYSEKVDIWSAGVLLHALLVGMLPFRGDSLQAVFEAIKNVKLDFHTGIWESISKPARDLIERMLTRDVSARITAEEVLRHPWILFFTERTLNTLSIKSKVKSQQVASELSDRRRIRGGPLGDALGPVSFSGSSSCKSEDQDDAGLVDALAVAISHVRISKPKRSRLCEPACPVQQQCSSNMKANNLCKAF, encoded by the exons ATGGCGTTGATGAGGAAGAGGAAAGGAAGTGAAACTGATACATGTTTGAATCAATCTGGGGTTTTGTCATCATATCCTCGCAATTCTGGATCGGATTTGTCAGTTGTTAGGTCCCATTTTTCATTGGAAGATTATGCAAGGTTGAGGAAGAAGTGCAAAGAAGATGTGGGTAAAGTTGAACCTGTTGGTTCGTGTAAAAGTCGACTCACTGGTGCTGCCACCGTGCCTCCATGTGGGATCTCGTCATTGGTTCCATCTGGAAGAGGTCTTAAGAGGAAGATAGGGTGCATTGATGTGGCTACACAAATGGGTAGGAAGAACAAAATTGAGAATGACTATGCTTTGGGTGAAACAATTGGTCAGGGTAAATTCGGGTCAGTTTGGTTGTGCAGGAGTAGGATTAGTGGAGTTGAATTTGCATGTAAGACCCTGAAGAAGGGAGAGGAAACGGTTCATCGGGAAGTAGAAATAATGCAGCATTTATCTGGCCATGCTGGTATTGTGACATTGCGGGCAGTGTACGAGGATCCTGAATGCTTTCATCTTGTGATGGAATTGTGCTCTGGGGGGCGATTGGTGGATCAGATGGTAGAAGAAGGGCAGTATTCAGAGCACCGGGCTGCTAATATATTAAGGGAATTGATCTTGGTGATCAAGTATTGTCATGATATGGGGGTTGTACACAGAGACATAAAGCCCGAGAATATTCTTCTTACAGCTGCAGGAAAGTTGAAACTTGCTGATTTTGGCTTAGCCATGAGGGTCGCAAAGG GTCAAAGCTTGTCTGGTTTGGCTGGAAGTCCTGCATATGTTGCTCCAGAAGTTTTATTAGGGAATTATTCAGAGAAAGTTGATATCTGGAGTGCTGGTGTCCTCCTACATGCTCTCTTGGTTGGTATGCTCCCTTTCCGAGGTGATTCATTACAAGCGGTCTTTGAGGCCATCAAGAATGTAAAGCTTGATTTCCACACGGGAATATGGGAGTCAATATCTAAACCTGCACGTGATCTGATTGAGCGAATGCTCACAAGGGATGTTTCTGCAAGGATAACAGCAGAAGAAGTACTAA GACATCCATGGATTTTGTTCTTCACTGAGCGTACATTAAATACACTGTCCATCAAGTCCAAAGTGAAGAGCCAACAGGTTGCATCTGAGCTGTCAGATAGACGTAGGATACGAGGTGGCCCTTTAGGTGATGCTTTGGGTCCAGTTTCTTTTTCTGGAAGTTCAAGTTGTAAGTCAGAAGACCAGGATGACGCTGGCTTAGTTGATGCACTGGCAGTGGCAATTTCACATGTGAGGATCTCCAAACCAAAGAGGAGCAGACTCTGTGAGCCAGCCTGCCCAGTACAGCAGCAGTGTTCTTCTAACATGAAGGCTAACAATCTATGTAAAGCATTTTGA
- the LOC100250537 gene encoding phosphoribosylaminoimidazole-succinocarboxamide synthase, chloroplastic, with protein sequence MAQCIPGLNHPKTLSGNVLSSISYCKTGPRWIKFLTMSSQQHQSQQLSLDALISSNRKEEVIGAVRHSLSNCLSETNLHLTVPALKSKTRGKVRDVYDGGDYLVLVTTDRQSAFDRVLASIPFKGQVLNETSLWWFDKTQHIAPNAVVSAPDKNVTIAKKCSVFPVEFVVRGYVTGSTDTSLWTVYKNGVRNYCGNALPDGMVKNQKLPANILTPTTKAADHDVPIAPDEIVKLGLMTQADYDEVSRKALSLFEYGQHVALEHGLILVDTKYEFGKGSDGTVLLIDEVHTPDSSRYWIANSYEERFRNGIEPENVDKEFLRLWFREHCNPYEDEVLPDAPTELVSELAWRYVFLYETITNSKFEIPLMEEPIHDRISRNVSLALASLQ encoded by the exons ATGGCCCAGTGCATACCAGGCTTAAACCATCCCAAAACCCTCAGCGGCAACGTCTTGTCTTCCATATCCTACTGCAAAACAGGGCCAAGATGGATTAAATTCCTAACAATGTCAAGCCAACAGCACCAATCTCAGCAATTATCTCTTGATGCCTTAATCAGCAGTAATCGCAAAGAAGAGGTTATCGGCGCCGTTCGCCACTCGCTCTCCAATTGTCTCTCCGAAACGAACCTTCATCTCACAGTTCCCGCTCTTAAGTCTAAAACTAGAGGCAAG GTTAGAGATGTCTATGATGGCGGGGATTATCTAGTCCTTGTCACAACAGATCGCCAGAGTGCATTTGATAGAGTTCTTGCTTCTATTCCATTCAAAGGCCAG GTTCTTAATGAGACAAGTTTGTGGTGGTTTGATAAAACTCAGCACATAGCTCCAAATGCAGTTGTGTCGGCTCCTGATAAAAATGTCACAATTGCAAAGAAATGTTCAGTTTTTCCTGTTGAATTTGTTG TCAGAGGTTATGTGACTGGAAGTACTGATACATCATTATGGACTGTCTACAAGAATGGTGTCCGAAACTACTGTGGCAATGCCCTCCCAGATG GCATGGTAAAAAACCAAAAGCTTCCTGCAAATATACTCACACCTACAACCAAGGCTGCAGATCATGATGTCCCCATAGCTCCTGATGAG ATAGTTAAACTTGGGTTGATGACTCAAGCTGACTATGATGAAGTGAGTAGGAAAGCATTAAGCTTATTTGAATACGGTCAG CATGTGGCTTTGGAACATGGCCTGATATTGGTAGACACAAAATATGAATTTGGAAAGGGATCTGATGGTACAGTTCTTTTGATTGACGAG GTCCATACTCCTGATTCAAGTAGATATTGGATTGCTAATTCTTATGAGGAACGCTTTAGGAACGGCATTGAACCTGAAAATGTTGACAAG gagTTCTTGAGGTTGTGGTTCAGAGAGCACTGTAATCCATATGAGGATGAG GTTCTTCCTGATGCTCCCACGGAACTTGTTAGTGAATTGGCTTGGCG
- the LOC100260787 gene encoding bet1-like protein At4g14600 produces the protein MASTSHRGAPYYGADPYRSREGLTTRAAAGSDEIQLRIDPLNADLDDEITGLRSQIRQLKGVAQEIESEATFQNDLINKLQMTLVRAEAGVKNNLRQLKRSIIQEGSSHVIHVVLFALLCFTVIYLWSKISRR, from the exons ATGGCGTCCACTTCACACAGAGGTGCTCCCTATTATGGCGCTGATCCTTATCGATCCAG AGAAGGTCTTACCACGAGAGCGGCGGCTGGTTCTGATGAAATTCAATTGCGTATTGATCCATTGAACGCAGATTTGGACGATGAGATCACTGGTCTCCGGAGTCAGATTCGGCAGTTGAAAGGC GTTGCACAAGAGATAGAGTCAGAAGCAACATTTCAGAATGATCTCATCAATAAATTG CAAATGACCCTGGTCAGAGCTGAAGCAGGGGTTAAGAACAACTTAAGGCAATTGAAAAGGAGCATCATCCAGGAGGGATCAAGCCATGTCATCCATGTGGTTCTTTTTGCACTACTTTGTTTCACGGTAATCTACCTGTGGTCTAAAATTTCCAGAAGATGA
- the LOC100265992 gene encoding uncharacterized protein LOC100265992: MGSEGGVAMRKPRFLCLHGFRTSADILQKQVGKWPESVLGQVDLVFADAPFPSNGKSDVEGIFDPPYYEWFQFNKEFTEYTNFDECLAYIEDYMIKHGPFDGLLGFSQGAILSAALPGLQAKGLALTKVPKINFLIIIGGAKLKSPSLAEKAYSSTIQCQSIHFLGETDFLRQYGIELLESFVDPLVIHHPKGHTVPRLDEKSLQIMLGFLERIQKMLPEKEEEVC; encoded by the exons ATGGGAAGCGAGGGTGGCGTAGCCATGAGGAAGCCCAGATTTCTATGCCTCCATGGCTTTCGAACCAGCGCTGATATTCTCCAGAAACAGGTCGGAAAGTGGCCGGAGTCGGTTCTCGGACAAGTCGACCTCGTCTTCGCCGATGCCCCTTTTCCCTCGAATGGAAAATCTGATGTTGAAGGAATCTTCGACCCTCCTTATTACGAGTGGTTCCAATTCAATAAG GAGTTTACGGAGTACACGAACTTCGATGAGTGTCTTGCGTACATTGAAGATTATATGATAAAGCACGGTCCGTTTGACGGGCTCTTGGGTTTCTCGCAG GGGGCAATATTATCAGCTGCTCTACCAGGGCTACAAGCTAAG GGTTTGGCCCTCACAAAGGttcctaaaataaattttcttataattattggTGGAGCAAAACTGAAATCACCATCACTAGCTGAGAAAGCATATTCATCTACAATTCAGTGCCAATCTATCCACTTTTTAG GAGAGACTGACTTCTTAAGGCAGTATGGGATTGAACTCCTGGAGTCATTCGTAGACCCTTTGGTGATTCATCATCCCAAGGGCCACACAGTACCTAGACTTG ATGAGAAGAGTCTGCAAATCATGCTTGGCTTCCTTGAAAGGATTCAAAAGATGCTGccagagaaggaagaagaagtgtGCTAA